In one Rhopalosiphum padi isolate XX-2018 chromosome 3, ASM2088224v1, whole genome shotgun sequence genomic region, the following are encoded:
- the LOC132926891 gene encoding sphingolipid delta(4)-desaturase DES1: protein MGAKVSRTDFEWSPTEEPHATRRKEILEKYPEIKKLYGPDKNFKWIVVITTILQLGSLFLISDLRWPTVIILAYCFGGVVNHSLMLAIHEIAHNMGFGPKYPMYNKLLGMFANLPIGLPFSVTFKHYHLEHHRYQGDEKLDTDIPTYVEAKLFNSTFGKFIWVLLQPFFYALRPMFVYPKNPTALEIISVAIQLAFNYWVYLYFGTKVITYMLAGSLMAMGLHPVAGHFISEHYMFHKGYETYSYYGPLNFITFNVGYHNEHHDFPFVPGSKLPQVKKIAPEFYDNLPQHHSWTSVLYDFIMDPSIGPYARIKRKHKGLKF from the exons ATGGGAGCCAAAGTGTCCAGAACCGATTTTGAGTGGTCGCCCACGGAAGAACCGCACGCGACGCGTAGGAAAGAGATTTTAG AAAAGTACCCAGAAATCAAGAAACTTTATGGCCCAgataagaattttaaatggaTTGTTGTAATTACTACAATATTGCAGTTGGGATCTCTTTTTTTGATTAGTGATTTAAGATGGccaactgttataatattagccTATTGTTTTGGAGGTGTTGTAAATCATTCATTGATGCTTG caATCCACGAAATTGCCCATAATATGGGATTTGGACCAAAATATCCAATGTACAATAAGTTATTGGGTATGTTTGCTAACTTACCCATTGGTCTTCCATTCTCTGTAACTTTTAAACACTACCATCTAGAACATCATcgg taccAAGGAGATGAGAAACTTGACACAGACATACCTACATATGTTGaagcaaaattatttaattcaacatTTGGAAAGTTTATCTGGGTATTACTGCAGCCATTTTTCTATGCTTTAAGACCTATGTTTGTTTATCCAAAAAATCCAACTGCACTTGAAATCATTAGTGTTGCTATTCAGTTAGCATTTAATTATtgggtatatttatattttg gtacaaaagtaataacatatatgtTAGCTGGTTCATTGATGGCAATGGGTCTTCATCCAGTGGCAGGTCATTTTATTTCCGAGCATTATATGTTTCACAAAGGATATGAAACATACTCATATTATGgtccattaaattttataacatttaatgttGGCTATCATAATGAACATCATGATTTTCCATTTGTTCCGGGTTCTAAACTTCCGCAA GTCAAGAAAATTGCACCAgagttttatgataatttacctCAACACCATTCATGGACAAGCGTgctatatgattttataatggaTCCTAGCATTGGACCATATGCACGAATAAAGCGTAAACATAAaggattgaaattttaa
- the LOC132926666 gene encoding protein PAT1 homolog 1 isoform X1: MDGEDFLTDQQAKFDDDFEEEIYDEDKYDALNDETFGNDMSDGDWEADHEKYAQYDEVIKKKWPDETEVNDYLSNSIPSDPNVFTESLKTLPDLERELRQLHTFNHQYEVPPLPLPFQYQNNFNFVNQNYGINLPSNSCGPIRRPIPVQGSNPIPRNVFNAPPGFRDVNVNGHIDDILTKPPPKVISSAISVADLERQLIDAVKVSPTYNRPVPEVNQGYLPFSPYYKREVPQYNLSNVRVVTKNFPRNNNNVPRNLINNVKRFNNNMGYQNFPKMKNYTFDEQSDFTDYGAGFMTVREKHWLAGIQTIQFHNSNPLEEDYYFTMYQKRHHGSSGPKPNSNFHQADTQSRFNNSYTQLHFENSLGKVLIGSVITPRKMIDIETNDFAPSSASSTDRAVVAQKNSKQILLEIEHMYIPLLKIEQTYYAIRNKAQAAPTVQQYIDELTEILSNHLHHLVSYVTIRKGKQLVHRILPHLKNPSFLWSVFFGPSICTIISKDNEDQLLLLFLPYIRQWIFCLCLTELNQIAEYLMKNLSYVLISVFGISVIANMIERAEEVRPTTERKVLKQWSIFISNVICVGSENTIQRPVIGLDKKIIEQHLTYLPLDQSVTLEKRLNLVQRISFLGDTTKK, encoded by the exons ATGGACGGTGAAGACTTTTTGACGGATCAACAG gcAAAGTTTGATGATGATTTTGAAGAAGAAATTTACGATGAAGACAAATATGATGCTCTTAATGATGAGACTTTTGGAAATGATATGTCag ACGGTGATTGGGAAGCTGATCATGAAAAATATGCTCAATATGatgaagttataaaaaaaaaatggcctGATGAAAca gaaGTCAATGATTATTTATCTAATTCAATTCCATCCGATCCAAATGTTTTCACCGAGTCTTTGAAAACATTACCAGATCTAGAAAGAGAACTTAGACAATTACACACATTTAACCACCAATATGAAGTACCg CCTTTACCATTACCTTtccaatatcaaaataattttaattttgttaatcaaAATTATGGTATTAATCTACCAAGTAATAGTTGTGGTCCAATTAGAAGACCAATTCCAGTTCAAGGCTCAAATCCTATACCACGA AATGTTTTCAACGCACCTCCTGGGTTCAGAGATGTAAATGTAAATGGACATATAGATGATATTTTGACTAAACCTCCACCAAAAGTCATTTCATCAGCAATAAGTGTAGCTGACTTGGAAAGACAATtg atcGATGCTGTAAAAGTAAGTCCAACTTACAACCGTCCTGTGCCAGAAGTAAACCAAGGATATTTACCTTTTTCTCCGTATTATAAACGTGAAGTTCCCCAGTACAATTTATCAAACGTTCGTGTTGtaacaaaaa ATTTTccaaggaataataataatgttccaagaaatcttataaataatgttaaaagatttaataacaACATGGGCTATCAAAATTTTCCTAAAATG AAGAATTACACATTTGATGAGCAGTCAGATTTCACTGATTATGGTGCTGGGTTTATGACAGTGAGAGAAAAACATTGGTTAGCTGGAATACAAACAATCCAGTTTCATAATAGTAACCCATTGGAAGAAGATTACTATTTTACG ATGTATCAAAAACGTCATCATGGTTCAAGTGGACCAAAACCCAACAGTAATTTTCATCAAGCAGATACCCAATCCAGATTTAACAATTCATATACACAATTACACTTTGAGAATTCTTTAGGAAAAGTCCTG attggtAGTGTGATAACTCCAAGAAAGATGATTGATATAGAAACAAATGACTTTGCACCCTCTTCTGCATCCTCAACAGACCGAGCTGTAGTTGcccaaaaaaattcaaaacaaattctTTTAGAAATTGAACat ATGTATATACCACTACTGAAAATAGAACAAACGTATTATGCAATAAGGAACAAAGCACAAGCAGCACCTACTGTACAACAATACATTGATGAACTAACGGAAATCTTGTCAAACCACTTACATCACTTAGTATCATATGTGACTATACGTAAAGGAAAA CAATTGGTACACAGAATTTTACCCCATCTCAAAAACCCATCATTTTTATGGAGTGTATTTTTCGGTCCTTCGATTTGTACAATAATTTCAAAAGATAATGaagatcaattattattacttttcttACCGTACATAAGACAATGGATATTTTGTTTATGTCTTACTGAATTAAATCAAATTgcggaatatttaatgaaaaatctttcATACGTTTTGATAAGTGTT TTTGGCATATCAGTTATAGCAAATATGATTGAACGAGCAGAAGAAGTTCGACCCACAACAGAACGTAAAGTATTGAAACAATGGAGTATTTTCATTAGCAATGTTATATGTGTTGGTTcagaaaatacaatacaaagaCCAGTAATTGGTTTggacaaaaaaattatagaacagCATCTCACATATTTACCGTTAGATCAATCTGTTACATTAGAAAAAAGATTAAACCTTGTACAAAGAATTAGTTTCTTGGGTGACACAACTAAGAAATAA
- the LOC132926666 gene encoding protein PAT1 homolog 1 isoform X3: MDGEDFLTDQQAKFDDDFEEEIYDEDKYDALNDETFGNDMSDGDWEADHEKYAQYDEVIKKKWPDETEVNDYLSNSIPSDPNVFTESLKTLPDLERELRQLHTFNHQYEVPPLPLPFQYQNNFNFVNQNYGINLPSNSCGPIRRPIPVQGSNPIPRIDAVKVSPTYNRPVPEVNQGYLPFSPYYKREVPQYNLSNVRVVTKNFPRNNNNVPRNLINNVKRFNNNMGYQNFPKMKNYTFDEQSDFTDYGAGFMTVREKHWLAGIQTIQFHNSNPLEEDYYFTMYQKRHHGSSGPKPNSNFHQADTQSRFNNSYTQLHFENSLGKVLIGSVITPRKMIDIETNDFAPSSASSTDRAVVAQKNSKQILLEIEHMYIPLLKIEQTYYAIRNKAQAAPTVQQYIDELTEILSNHLHHLVSYVTIRKGKQLVHRILPHLKNPSFLWSVFFGPSICTIISKDNEDQLLLLFLPYIRQWIFCLCLTELNQIAEYLMKNLSYVLISVFGISVIANMIERAEEVRPTTERKVLKQWSIFISNVICVGSENTIQRPVIGLDKKIIEQHLTYLPLDQSVTLEKRLNLVQRISFLGDTTKK; this comes from the exons ATGGACGGTGAAGACTTTTTGACGGATCAACAG gcAAAGTTTGATGATGATTTTGAAGAAGAAATTTACGATGAAGACAAATATGATGCTCTTAATGATGAGACTTTTGGAAATGATATGTCag ACGGTGATTGGGAAGCTGATCATGAAAAATATGCTCAATATGatgaagttataaaaaaaaaatggcctGATGAAAca gaaGTCAATGATTATTTATCTAATTCAATTCCATCCGATCCAAATGTTTTCACCGAGTCTTTGAAAACATTACCAGATCTAGAAAGAGAACTTAGACAATTACACACATTTAACCACCAATATGAAGTACCg CCTTTACCATTACCTTtccaatatcaaaataattttaattttgttaatcaaAATTATGGTATTAATCTACCAAGTAATAGTTGTGGTCCAATTAGAAGACCAATTCCAGTTCAAGGCTCAAATCCTATACCACGA atcGATGCTGTAAAAGTAAGTCCAACTTACAACCGTCCTGTGCCAGAAGTAAACCAAGGATATTTACCTTTTTCTCCGTATTATAAACGTGAAGTTCCCCAGTACAATTTATCAAACGTTCGTGTTGtaacaaaaa ATTTTccaaggaataataataatgttccaagaaatcttataaataatgttaaaagatttaataacaACATGGGCTATCAAAATTTTCCTAAAATG AAGAATTACACATTTGATGAGCAGTCAGATTTCACTGATTATGGTGCTGGGTTTATGACAGTGAGAGAAAAACATTGGTTAGCTGGAATACAAACAATCCAGTTTCATAATAGTAACCCATTGGAAGAAGATTACTATTTTACG ATGTATCAAAAACGTCATCATGGTTCAAGTGGACCAAAACCCAACAGTAATTTTCATCAAGCAGATACCCAATCCAGATTTAACAATTCATATACACAATTACACTTTGAGAATTCTTTAGGAAAAGTCCTG attggtAGTGTGATAACTCCAAGAAAGATGATTGATATAGAAACAAATGACTTTGCACCCTCTTCTGCATCCTCAACAGACCGAGCTGTAGTTGcccaaaaaaattcaaaacaaattctTTTAGAAATTGAACat ATGTATATACCACTACTGAAAATAGAACAAACGTATTATGCAATAAGGAACAAAGCACAAGCAGCACCTACTGTACAACAATACATTGATGAACTAACGGAAATCTTGTCAAACCACTTACATCACTTAGTATCATATGTGACTATACGTAAAGGAAAA CAATTGGTACACAGAATTTTACCCCATCTCAAAAACCCATCATTTTTATGGAGTGTATTTTTCGGTCCTTCGATTTGTACAATAATTTCAAAAGATAATGaagatcaattattattacttttcttACCGTACATAAGACAATGGATATTTTGTTTATGTCTTACTGAATTAAATCAAATTgcggaatatttaatgaaaaatctttcATACGTTTTGATAAGTGTT TTTGGCATATCAGTTATAGCAAATATGATTGAACGAGCAGAAGAAGTTCGACCCACAACAGAACGTAAAGTATTGAAACAATGGAGTATTTTCATTAGCAATGTTATATGTGTTGGTTcagaaaatacaatacaaagaCCAGTAATTGGTTTggacaaaaaaattatagaacagCATCTCACATATTTACCGTTAGATCAATCTGTTACATTAGAAAAAAGATTAAACCTTGTACAAAGAATTAGTTTCTTGGGTGACACAACTAAGAAATAA
- the LOC132926666 gene encoding protein PAT1 homolog 1 isoform X2 has protein sequence MDGEDFLTDQQAKFDDDFEEEIYDEDKYDALNDETFGNDMSDGDWEADHEKYAQYDEVIKKKWPDETEVNDYLSNSIPSDPNVFTESLKTLPDLERELRQLHTFNHQYEVPPLPLPFQYQNNFNFVNQNYGINLPSNSCGPIRRPIPVQGSNPIPRNVFNAPPGFRDVNVNGHIDDILTKPPPKVISSAISVADLERQLIDAVKVSPTYNRPVPEVNQGYLPFSPYYKREVPQYNLSNVRVVTKNFPRNNNNVPRNLINNVKRFNNNMGYQNFPKMNYTFDEQSDFTDYGAGFMTVREKHWLAGIQTIQFHNSNPLEEDYYFTMYQKRHHGSSGPKPNSNFHQADTQSRFNNSYTQLHFENSLGKVLIGSVITPRKMIDIETNDFAPSSASSTDRAVVAQKNSKQILLEIEHMYIPLLKIEQTYYAIRNKAQAAPTVQQYIDELTEILSNHLHHLVSYVTIRKGKQLVHRILPHLKNPSFLWSVFFGPSICTIISKDNEDQLLLLFLPYIRQWIFCLCLTELNQIAEYLMKNLSYVLISVFGISVIANMIERAEEVRPTTERKVLKQWSIFISNVICVGSENTIQRPVIGLDKKIIEQHLTYLPLDQSVTLEKRLNLVQRISFLGDTTKK, from the exons ATGGACGGTGAAGACTTTTTGACGGATCAACAG gcAAAGTTTGATGATGATTTTGAAGAAGAAATTTACGATGAAGACAAATATGATGCTCTTAATGATGAGACTTTTGGAAATGATATGTCag ACGGTGATTGGGAAGCTGATCATGAAAAATATGCTCAATATGatgaagttataaaaaaaaaatggcctGATGAAAca gaaGTCAATGATTATTTATCTAATTCAATTCCATCCGATCCAAATGTTTTCACCGAGTCTTTGAAAACATTACCAGATCTAGAAAGAGAACTTAGACAATTACACACATTTAACCACCAATATGAAGTACCg CCTTTACCATTACCTTtccaatatcaaaataattttaattttgttaatcaaAATTATGGTATTAATCTACCAAGTAATAGTTGTGGTCCAATTAGAAGACCAATTCCAGTTCAAGGCTCAAATCCTATACCACGA AATGTTTTCAACGCACCTCCTGGGTTCAGAGATGTAAATGTAAATGGACATATAGATGATATTTTGACTAAACCTCCACCAAAAGTCATTTCATCAGCAATAAGTGTAGCTGACTTGGAAAGACAATtg atcGATGCTGTAAAAGTAAGTCCAACTTACAACCGTCCTGTGCCAGAAGTAAACCAAGGATATTTACCTTTTTCTCCGTATTATAAACGTGAAGTTCCCCAGTACAATTTATCAAACGTTCGTGTTGtaacaaaaa ATTTTccaaggaataataataatgttccaagaaatcttataaataatgttaaaagatttaataacaACATGGGCTATCAAAATTTTCCTAAAATG AATTACACATTTGATGAGCAGTCAGATTTCACTGATTATGGTGCTGGGTTTATGACAGTGAGAGAAAAACATTGGTTAGCTGGAATACAAACAATCCAGTTTCATAATAGTAACCCATTGGAAGAAGATTACTATTTTACG ATGTATCAAAAACGTCATCATGGTTCAAGTGGACCAAAACCCAACAGTAATTTTCATCAAGCAGATACCCAATCCAGATTTAACAATTCATATACACAATTACACTTTGAGAATTCTTTAGGAAAAGTCCTG attggtAGTGTGATAACTCCAAGAAAGATGATTGATATAGAAACAAATGACTTTGCACCCTCTTCTGCATCCTCAACAGACCGAGCTGTAGTTGcccaaaaaaattcaaaacaaattctTTTAGAAATTGAACat ATGTATATACCACTACTGAAAATAGAACAAACGTATTATGCAATAAGGAACAAAGCACAAGCAGCACCTACTGTACAACAATACATTGATGAACTAACGGAAATCTTGTCAAACCACTTACATCACTTAGTATCATATGTGACTATACGTAAAGGAAAA CAATTGGTACACAGAATTTTACCCCATCTCAAAAACCCATCATTTTTATGGAGTGTATTTTTCGGTCCTTCGATTTGTACAATAATTTCAAAAGATAATGaagatcaattattattacttttcttACCGTACATAAGACAATGGATATTTTGTTTATGTCTTACTGAATTAAATCAAATTgcggaatatttaatgaaaaatctttcATACGTTTTGATAAGTGTT TTTGGCATATCAGTTATAGCAAATATGATTGAACGAGCAGAAGAAGTTCGACCCACAACAGAACGTAAAGTATTGAAACAATGGAGTATTTTCATTAGCAATGTTATATGTGTTGGTTcagaaaatacaatacaaagaCCAGTAATTGGTTTggacaaaaaaattatagaacagCATCTCACATATTTACCGTTAGATCAATCTGTTACATTAGAAAAAAGATTAAACCTTGTACAAAGAATTAGTTTCTTGGGTGACACAACTAAGAAATAA
- the LOC132927541 gene encoding ubiquitin-like-conjugating enzyme ATG10 isoform X2: MSMTYQQFVEHATDLKKHSDSIDDGWNFREYRCPVNESRIRYLVKKHIQKMNESSLKSDHSEHKIPIVCEYHILYNPSYSCPDVFFNMWYTDGKLLSLEHIWSLVHYFIKESVVHDKWNAITQEMHPFSSTPFFRLHPCKNTHVLEMLGFSSKNNYEFNPLIAWLSTISPLIGLEIHLSYGNKDSKVEFT; encoded by the exons ATGAGCATGACGTACCAACAGTTTGTCGAACACGCTACGGACTTAAAAAAACATTCGGACTCTATAGACGACGGTTGGAATTTTCGTGAATACCGATGCCCCGTG aacgaAAGTCGTATCAGATATTTGGTAAAAAAGcatattcaaaaaatgaatgaatCTTCATTGAAATCTGATCATTCAG aaCACAAAATTCCAATTGTATGTGagtatcacatattatacaatccAAGCTATTCATGTCCAGATGTGTTCTTTAATATGTGGTATACTG ATGGAAAGTTACTTTCATTAGAGCATATTTGGTCACtggttcattattttataaaagaaagtGTAGTTCATGACAAGTGGAATGCTATAACTCAAGag ATGCATCCATTTTCCAGTACACCGTTTTTCAGATTACATCCTTGTAAGAATACTCATGTTTTGGAAATGTTGggtttttcttcaaaaaataactatga attcaATCCTCTAATAGCATGGTTAAGTACTATAAGTCCTCTCATTGGTTTGGAGATACATCTTTCATATGGAAACAAAGACTCAAAAGTTGAATTTACGTAA
- the LOC132927541 gene encoding ubiquitin-like-conjugating enzyme ATG10 isoform X1, translating into MSMTYQQFVEHATDLKKHSDSIDDGWNFREYRCPVNESRIRYLVKKHIQKMNESSLKSDHSVTEHKIPIVCEYHILYNPSYSCPDVFFNMWYTDGKLLSLEHIWSLVHYFIKESVVHDKWNAITQEMHPFSSTPFFRLHPCKNTHVLEMLGFSSKNNYEFNPLIAWLSTISPLIGLEIHLSYGNKDSKVEFT; encoded by the exons ATGAGCATGACGTACCAACAGTTTGTCGAACACGCTACGGACTTAAAAAAACATTCGGACTCTATAGACGACGGTTGGAATTTTCGTGAATACCGATGCCCCGTG aacgaAAGTCGTATCAGATATTTGGTAAAAAAGcatattcaaaaaatgaatgaatCTTCATTGAAATCTGATCATTCAG ttacagaaCACAAAATTCCAATTGTATGTGagtatcacatattatacaatccAAGCTATTCATGTCCAGATGTGTTCTTTAATATGTGGTATACTG ATGGAAAGTTACTTTCATTAGAGCATATTTGGTCACtggttcattattttataaaagaaagtGTAGTTCATGACAAGTGGAATGCTATAACTCAAGag ATGCATCCATTTTCCAGTACACCGTTTTTCAGATTACATCCTTGTAAGAATACTCATGTTTTGGAAATGTTGggtttttcttcaaaaaataactatga attcaATCCTCTAATAGCATGGTTAAGTACTATAAGTCCTCTCATTGGTTTGGAGATACATCTTTCATATGGAAACAAAGACTCAAAAGTTGAATTTACGTAA